A genome region from Natronobeatus ordinarius includes the following:
- a CDS encoding winged helix-turn-helix domain-containing protein, with translation MSESHSGTADSGPFAEQQQLFKLLSQDTRHLIIQELLGHPTHLMSLAELEYMTGKSQAAIKDQLETLTEAGILARYTYEPSEGKRDLPSKFYGFTERGVEILHEYKYLRGLPVARALYENTRKTEKIERHEAAPRPALPDAVADALEFDEPDLE, from the coding sequence ATGAGCGAGAGTCACAGCGGAACGGCCGACTCGGGACCGTTTGCGGAACAGCAGCAACTGTTCAAGCTGCTGTCCCAGGATACGCGCCACCTCATCATTCAGGAGCTGCTGGGCCATCCCACCCATCTCATGTCGCTCGCCGAACTCGAGTACATGACCGGGAAGAGCCAAGCGGCCATCAAAGATCAACTCGAGACGCTAACCGAGGCCGGAATCCTCGCACGCTATACGTACGAACCAAGCGAGGGGAAACGTGATCTTCCCTCGAAATTCTACGGCTTCACGGAGCGGGGCGTCGAAATCCTTCACGAATATAAGTACCTGCGCGGCCTCCCAGTCGCCCGCGCTCTCTACGAGAATACTCGCAAAACCGAGAAAATCGAACGCCATGAAGCAGCACCGCGTCCGGCGCTCCCTGACGCTGTGGCGGACGCACTCGAGTTCGATGAGCCGGATCTCGAGTAG
- a CDS encoding ABC transporter ATP-binding protein has protein sequence MKVTDCRSLKDSAVSAGTESPHAAATSVDTSTPSDPGTAVSVTGLEKQFGDGPEAIAAVDNVSFDIETGSIVGLLGPNGAGKTTLIKSILGMVLPEEGSVRIRGIDVYDRPREAYASVDAMLEGARNDYWRLTVRENLRYFATISGVDPDSVSEHHDRLLTQLELAEKADVPVRELSRGMKQKVSLASVLAGGAEVVFLDEPTLGLDIESSRTLQRELRRLVEEEALTVVLSSHNMDVVETVCDRVLIMSDGKIIADDSVDALLHSTDLHCIEITSTDLTASVVSPLKTRFDTVSVEQRDRGSRIEVTTDSDGLYELLDYLRTEAVTLERVRTIEPDLEDVFVDLTTVDERNR, from the coding sequence GTGAAAGTCACTGACTGTCGATCGCTCAAGGATAGTGCAGTCAGTGCAGGGACCGAATCCCCCCATGCTGCCGCTACCAGTGTCGACACCTCGACACCGAGCGATCCCGGCACCGCCGTTTCCGTTACCGGTCTCGAAAAGCAGTTCGGCGACGGGCCTGAGGCGATCGCCGCCGTTGACAACGTCTCGTTCGACATCGAAACCGGATCGATAGTAGGATTGTTGGGGCCGAACGGCGCTGGGAAGACGACGCTGATCAAGTCGATCCTTGGAATGGTTCTTCCTGAGGAGGGTTCCGTTCGGATTCGGGGAATCGACGTCTACGACCGGCCTCGCGAAGCGTACGCGTCCGTCGATGCGATGCTCGAGGGGGCGCGAAACGACTACTGGCGGTTGACCGTCCGGGAGAACCTCCGGTACTTCGCTACGATCAGCGGTGTCGATCCAGATTCCGTGAGCGAACACCATGATCGGCTCCTGACACAGTTGGAACTGGCGGAGAAAGCAGACGTCCCCGTCCGCGAACTATCGCGTGGCATGAAACAAAAAGTGTCGTTAGCGAGCGTCTTAGCCGGGGGAGCGGAGGTAGTCTTCCTCGACGAGCCAACGCTGGGGCTGGATATCGAGAGTTCCCGAACGCTCCAACGGGAATTGCGACGGCTCGTCGAGGAAGAAGCACTCACCGTCGTTCTCAGCAGTCACAACATGGACGTGGTCGAGACGGTGTGTGATCGTGTTCTCATTATGTCTGACGGGAAGATTATCGCGGACGACTCCGTCGACGCCCTTCTCCACAGTACTGACCTTCACTGCATCGAGATTACGAGTACCGATCTCACTGCTTCGGTCGTTTCACCTCTCAAGACCCGCTTCGACACCGTCAGTGTCGAGCAACGCGACCGCGGCAGTCGAATCGAAGTGACGACCGATAGTGACGGGCTATACGAGCTACTGGACTACCTCCGCACCGAAGCCGTAACGCTCGAGCGCGTCCGAACGATCGAACCAGACCTCGAGGACGTGTTCGTCGACTTGACAACGGTCGACGAGCGAAATCGATGA
- the tnpA gene encoding IS200/IS605 family transposase yields the protein MGDYRSHAHSISLCKYHFVWCPKYRHGMLELVRDELAELFQGTAERFGHDIVSMEIATDHVHLFVETDPKWSPAEIAKQFKGYSGRAILKRYPEIKQRYFWGSGLWKDGYYVGTTGAVSEDVVRRYIEETEH from the coding sequence ATGGGAGACTACAGGAGTCATGCACATTCGATTAGTTTGTGTAAGTATCATTTCGTGTGGTGTCCGAAGTACCGCCACGGGATGTTGGAGTTAGTTCGAGACGAACTTGCGGAATTGTTCCAAGGAACTGCTGAACGGTTCGGTCACGATATTGTGTCGATGGAGATTGCCACCGACCACGTTCACTTGTTCGTGGAGACTGACCCGAAATGGAGCCCTGCCGAGATTGCCAAACAATTCAAGGGCTACTCGGGACGGGCAATCCTCAAGCGATACCCAGAAATCAAACAACGGTACTTCTGGGGTAGTGGGTTGTGGAAGGATGGATACTACGTTGGGACGACTGGTGCTGTTTCCGAGGATGTGGTTCGTCGGTACATAGAGGAGACGGAACATTAA
- a CDS encoding TRAP transporter large permease: MSSILTVLALLLVMILFLILGVPIGYTFFFVGFVGITLHLGVFQAFSLMRQTVYGETQNYLLATIPMFVLMAIVLDESGILEDIFDAMDSWTKGVFPGGLAIGTTFANGAFAAMSGSSTAGAAAFAKIAHPNMKRFGYDDRLTMGTVAASGTFAMMFPPSIALIIYGILTETSIGQLFIAGMIPGILTAFAYVIIILAWVKMNPSITGEAVETDSWSTRIGLSKPLIPALLLILFILGGLYFGVVTAVEAGAFGAAGAIILSVVIYDMRLDGLLRAINETLRITTFIFIVIIGAMFFSRYIAITGLVTDLIQLVTALDIGKYQLLAIIILCYLFLGMFMNQIAILVLTLPITYPTMVDGFGMHPLLFGIVIIKTVEIGMVTPPLGLNVYVASSSVDIDPWVTFKGAVRFIVPDLLILILLVAFPVLVLYLPGLMY, translated from the coding sequence ATGAGCTCGATCCTAACCGTCCTCGCATTATTACTTGTCATGATCTTGTTCCTGATACTGGGAGTTCCTATCGGGTATACGTTTTTCTTTGTCGGATTCGTGGGGATAACGCTACACTTAGGGGTGTTCCAGGCGTTTTCGCTGATGCGACAGACGGTGTACGGGGAAACGCAGAATTATCTGCTGGCGACGATTCCGATGTTCGTGCTCATGGCAATCGTTCTCGATGAATCTGGTATACTCGAGGACATCTTCGATGCGATGGATTCGTGGACCAAAGGGGTCTTCCCGGGTGGACTCGCCATCGGGACAACGTTCGCAAACGGCGCGTTTGCCGCGATGTCGGGTTCGAGTACCGCTGGTGCCGCGGCGTTTGCGAAGATCGCTCACCCGAACATGAAACGGTTCGGGTACGATGACAGGTTGACGATGGGAACGGTCGCCGCGTCCGGCACGTTTGCGATGATGTTTCCGCCTAGTATCGCCCTCATCATTTACGGCATTCTCACGGAAACGAGCATTGGTCAACTGTTTATCGCGGGGATGATACCGGGGATACTAACGGCATTTGCATATGTTATCATAATTCTGGCTTGGGTAAAGATGAATCCGTCTATCACCGGGGAAGCAGTCGAAACCGATTCCTGGAGCACACGCATCGGATTGTCAAAACCTTTGATCCCCGCTTTGCTCTTAATCCTGTTCATCCTGGGAGGATTATACTTTGGCGTAGTCACCGCCGTCGAGGCGGGGGCGTTCGGCGCTGCGGGAGCGATCATTCTTAGCGTCGTCATCTATGACATGAGGTTGGATGGATTGTTGAGAGCGATAAACGAGACGCTCAGGATAACGACGTTCATCTTCATCGTCATCATCGGTGCGATGTTCTTCTCGAGGTATATTGCAATCACGGGTCTCGTAACCGACCTCATACAACTGGTCACTGCGCTTGACATCGGCAAATATCAGCTGCTGGCCATTATCATCCTCTGTTATCTCTTCCTCGGGATGTTCATGAACCAGATCGCAATTCTAGTGCTTACGCTGCCGATCACGTATCCGACGATGGTCGACGGGTTTGGCATGCATCCGCTGTTGTTCGGTATCGTGATCATCAAGACGGTCGAGATCGGGATGGTCACTCCGCCGCTCGGCTTGAACGTTTATGTCGCATCCAGCTCCGTCGATATCGATCCCTGGGTCACGTTTAAAGGCGCAGTGCGATTTATCGTTCCGGATCTGTTGATCTTGATACTCCTCGTGGCATTCCCAGTTCTTGTGCTGTATCTCCCTGGGCTAATGTATTAA
- a CDS encoding DUF2249 domain-containing protein: MDIRTIDGPPFQDTTDALDALEEDDHLRLIASLEPVPLYSVLEGRGFSHESERRGDDEWHVLIRSA, translated from the coding sequence CTGGACATCCGCACGATCGACGGCCCGCCGTTTCAGGATACTACGGACGCGTTAGACGCACTCGAGGAGGACGACCACCTGCGGCTGATCGCTTCACTCGAACCGGTCCCGCTTTACAGTGTACTCGAGGGACGTGGGTTCTCCCACGAAAGCGAACGGCGTGGCGACGACGAGTGGCACGTCCTGATTCGGTCGGCGTGA
- a CDS encoding RNA-guided endonuclease InsQ/TnpB family protein — MGIEEVTKTARTRLCIESGEQSWLKDARYTARDIANDTLRLKQQGYNRTEIQNEVDRNDFLRNNKCAVVGKALQAWDSYKELLNWWHDQNDTNVGKPSPPATDKKGAYPLVMAHTEGYRLTYDDEDDRVQFRVSPKPYKKVKGHLRGRPEDLNLIESALTEDEWSLGQAELLYRDGVYYLHVTVKTEVQVPEPEDAGTLVGVDINERNIALTALNRETMDTLGTLVLDYGSVKAERQRYHTITKRCQEHGQHSIHHQLGEKEERYTEWVLHRLSRVVVEFAQQFSNPVIVFEDLSGIRDAIKYGTYMNRRLHKLPFHKFEQQVRYKATWNQIPCETVESPYNSKSCSCCGHRGYRQGRRFRCTNDSCGVQQDHADRNASVNVAWRAWAKHADVDVESVNYRTRKTQPFVRKVSLSGSGRSVNRPSSSREIASRGVLSA; from the coding sequence ATGGGTATCGAAGAAGTCACGAAGACCGCACGCACCCGGCTCTGCATCGAGTCTGGTGAGCAGTCGTGGCTCAAAGATGCCCGTTACACTGCACGAGACATCGCCAACGACACACTCCGGCTCAAACAACAAGGCTACAACCGCACTGAGATTCAGAACGAAGTTGACCGCAATGACTTCCTTCGGAACAACAAGTGTGCGGTCGTCGGGAAAGCCCTGCAAGCGTGGGACTCCTACAAAGAACTCCTCAACTGGTGGCACGACCAAAACGACACCAATGTCGGCAAACCGTCGCCACCAGCCACGGATAAGAAAGGAGCCTACCCCCTCGTCATGGCACACACTGAAGGGTATCGACTCACCTACGATGACGAGGACGACCGCGTTCAGTTCCGTGTGAGCCCGAAGCCGTACAAGAAGGTGAAAGGCCACCTTCGAGGGCGACCGGAAGACCTCAACCTCATCGAGTCAGCCTTGACCGAAGATGAATGGTCGTTGGGGCAGGCCGAACTTCTGTACCGAGATGGCGTGTACTACCTACACGTCACGGTCAAAACAGAAGTCCAAGTGCCTGAACCCGAAGATGCTGGCACACTTGTCGGCGTCGATATTAATGAGCGCAACATCGCTCTCACCGCTCTTAATCGTGAGACTATGGACACGCTCGGAACACTCGTGCTTGATTACGGCTCGGTGAAAGCCGAACGCCAACGCTACCACACCATCACGAAACGTTGTCAGGAACACGGCCAACACTCTATCCATCACCAACTCGGTGAGAAAGAAGAACGCTACACTGAGTGGGTTCTTCACCGACTGTCCCGAGTCGTGGTGGAGTTCGCTCAACAGTTCTCGAACCCAGTCATCGTGTTCGAGGACTTGAGCGGGATTCGAGACGCCATCAAGTACGGCACGTACATGAACCGTCGTCTGCACAAACTCCCGTTCCACAAGTTCGAGCAACAAGTTCGATACAAAGCAACGTGGAATCAGATTCCGTGTGAGACGGTTGAGTCGCCGTACAACTCGAAGTCGTGTTCGTGCTGTGGACACCGTGGCTACCGCCAAGGTCGGCGGTTCCGGTGTACGAATGATTCGTGCGGGGTTCAGCAAGACCACGCTGACCGAAACGCGAGCGTGAACGTGGCGTGGCGAGCGTGGGCGAAACACGCCGACGTGGACGTTGAATCGGTTAATTACCGGACTCGCAAAACCCAACCGTTTGTTCGGAAGGTGAGCCTGTCTGGGTCGGGGCGCTCTGTAAACCGCCCATCCTCATCCCGCGAAATCGCTTCGCGTGGAGTGCTATCGGCATAG
- a CDS encoding MFS transporter, which produces MAVDTVGCQNVFYAQYVTSAVESTRDVPDGRRSWAVAIVGALGMVFTFGTVFSYGVFLDPFTETFGIKPVALSTIFSAMLFMFFVGAGVMTIFAARVSARMVLLACAIATAAIAPALYVVEGYLGLFVVFVILGLALGTAFILMAAVIPQWFEERRGTATGLIFAGNGLGMFILPPTWQFAFERIGVREGFLLIMAATAVGFVFTGAACRRPRWVEPSTMATDEVVRWLGQMSRTRTFRLVFTGVALSFAWLHMVTAYAIELFTYRGMAGAAAATAFGAIGGVSIVSRLGSGYVADMVGFRRAFLASLSCSAAGIALLAAPQLVMLMVAIFLIGMGLGGMATLYVPLLMQIYEDESDTIIVGLSNVAIGFVAVAGPPLVVGILVHTGSFPAVIAITFLVAVGGIWTVAAGTKGD; this is translated from the coding sequence ATGGCGGTCGATACGGTCGGTTGCCAAAACGTTTTCTACGCTCAGTATGTCACTTCAGCCGTGGAATCCACGCGAGATGTACCTGACGGGCGCCGGAGCTGGGCGGTTGCGATAGTCGGGGCGCTTGGTATGGTGTTTACCTTCGGGACAGTGTTCTCCTACGGGGTCTTCCTGGACCCGTTCACCGAAACGTTCGGCATCAAACCGGTTGCCCTCTCGACGATCTTCTCGGCGATGTTGTTCATGTTCTTCGTCGGCGCCGGGGTCATGACCATCTTCGCCGCTCGCGTGTCCGCTCGCATGGTGCTCCTCGCGTGTGCGATCGCGACCGCCGCGATTGCTCCCGCACTATACGTCGTCGAGGGTTACCTCGGGCTGTTCGTCGTCTTCGTGATCCTCGGGCTCGCGCTCGGGACGGCGTTCATCCTGATGGCGGCAGTCATCCCCCAGTGGTTCGAGGAGCGCCGCGGCACCGCGACGGGACTCATCTTTGCCGGCAACGGGCTCGGAATGTTCATCTTGCCGCCGACTTGGCAGTTCGCATTCGAACGGATCGGTGTCCGTGAGGGGTTCTTGCTCATCATGGCGGCGACCGCGGTCGGGTTCGTGTTCACGGGCGCCGCGTGTCGCCGCCCGCGGTGGGTCGAGCCCTCCACCATGGCGACCGACGAAGTCGTTCGGTGGCTCGGACAGATGAGCCGCACCCGCACGTTCAGGCTGGTGTTCACCGGCGTCGCCCTCTCGTTCGCGTGGCTTCACATGGTCACGGCCTACGCGATCGAGCTGTTCACCTACCGCGGCATGGCCGGGGCGGCGGCGGCGACGGCGTTCGGCGCCATCGGCGGCGTGAGCATTGTCTCGCGGCTCGGTAGTGGCTACGTCGCCGACATGGTCGGGTTCAGACGGGCATTTCTCGCCTCCCTAAGCTGTTCTGCCGCGGGTATCGCACTGCTTGCCGCACCGCAGTTAGTGATGCTCATGGTAGCGATCTTCTTGATCGGGATGGGCCTGGGTGGGATGGCGACGCTGTACGTTCCACTGCTCATGCAGATCTACGAAGACGAGAGCGACACGATCATTGTTGGGCTCTCGAACGTCGCTATAGGGTTTGTCGCGGTCGCCGGTCCGCCGCTGGTAGTCGGCATCCTCGTCCACACTGGGTCGTTCCCGGCGGTCATCGCTATCACGTTCCTAGTGGCCGTTGGGGGGATCTGGACGGTCGCGGCCGGGACCAAGGGCGACTGA
- a CDS encoding TRAP transporter small permease, producing MALTDKGKSALDSLREGFLFVISNGNRQIAVASIALILLFTFINSVSRYLIQAPISGSVDIITFILMPLTIWFYAATLQYNEGRSYGDPTSEGTRREGNITVDFLANRLSRETNELIKLLYLPIMIGILGGLVYFSWNASLDAWHGQHWTTGAIQLPIWLPRFIITFGILFLVLELTRQFIHLLIRISRRASTKLTARV from the coding sequence ATGGCGCTGACCGATAAGGGGAAGTCGGCTCTCGATTCCTTGAGAGAAGGATTTCTCTTTGTGATCTCAAATGGAAACCGCCAGATCGCCGTCGCAAGTATCGCGTTGATCCTGCTGTTCACTTTCATCAATTCGGTGTCAAGATATCTAATACAGGCACCGATCTCGGGATCGGTCGACATCATCACATTCATCCTCATGCCATTGACCATCTGGTTTTATGCTGCAACCCTCCAGTACAACGAGGGTCGCTCGTACGGAGATCCCACGTCGGAGGGAACACGCCGAGAGGGCAACATCACGGTCGATTTTCTGGCCAACCGACTGAGTAGAGAAACGAACGAACTTATCAAACTACTGTACTTGCCGATTATGATCGGCATCCTCGGAGGTCTCGTGTACTTTTCCTGGAACGCCTCTCTGGATGCCTGGCACGGGCAACACTGGACAACCGGGGCCATTCAGCTTCCCATCTGGTTACCGAGATTCATCATAACTTTCGGTATCCTCTTCCTTGTTCTGGAGCTGACCAGACAGTTTATCCACCTATTGATACGGATTTCGAGGCGGGCCTCGACAAAACTTACGGCACGTGTGTGA
- a CDS encoding helix-turn-helix domain-containing protein has protein sequence MSQMSLTITPPKPVWVRQVSSDHPDVVFKILAAVPAERTGFALARITGPDISSVVRDMDDHPQITELTPIQASEDEATLHFKANTPFLFQASQESGIVIDFPVVIRDGSATLEATGSRDRLSSLVGHLNEFGFEYTINTIGERRHESQLLSDRQLEFVVAALEAGYYDTPRRCSLTELADELGVAKSTCSETLHRAEETMIKHFVSDLPGVDLPETAPLEF, from the coding sequence ATGTCACAGATGTCGCTCACCATCACGCCGCCGAAACCCGTCTGGGTCAGGCAGGTTTCGAGTGACCATCCGGACGTCGTCTTCAAGATTCTCGCGGCCGTGCCGGCCGAACGGACGGGGTTCGCGCTGGCGCGGATCACGGGACCGGACATTTCGTCGGTCGTCAGGGATATGGACGACCACCCACAGATCACCGAACTGACCCCGATTCAGGCAAGTGAGGACGAGGCAACTCTCCACTTCAAGGCGAACACGCCGTTCCTGTTCCAGGCCTCACAGGAGTCCGGCATCGTGATCGATTTCCCGGTCGTGATTCGAGACGGGAGTGCGACCCTCGAGGCGACGGGCTCACGCGATCGGCTCTCGTCGCTCGTCGGCCACCTCAACGAGTTCGGGTTCGAGTACACGATCAACACGATCGGCGAGCGACGCCACGAAAGTCAACTCCTCTCTGACCGCCAGCTCGAGTTCGTCGTTGCCGCCCTCGAGGCGGGGTACTACGACACGCCGCGGCGGTGTTCGCTGACCGAACTCGCCGACGAACTCGGCGTCGCGAAGTCGACGTGCAGCGAAACCCTCCACCGCGCGGAGGAGACGATGATCAAACACTTCGTTTCGGACCTCCCGGGCGTCGATCTCCCAGAGACTGCTCCGCTCGAGTTTTGA
- a CDS encoding ABC transporter permease, producing the protein MTRQHDMTDRPRPAGYYHLARAVLYREYLIFVRYPANAIGGIVISLFFFGVLFYGGQMVAGQALTDSIEGIIVGYFLWTLSVGAYSSISNDIASEVQWGTLERHVMTPFGFAPVALFKGVAKIVRTFIISTIILAVMIVITGTTLELNVLTIVVIATLSIVSVLGLGLAAGGVTVLYKQIGNWLNLLQFGFIVLISAPAFDLGWMRFLPLAHGSALLQRAMIDGIRLWEFTTLDVGLLVGVAAGYLLLGYAVFQYATRRARRLGVLGDY; encoded by the coding sequence ATGACTCGCCAGCACGACATGACTGACAGGCCACGTCCGGCCGGCTACTATCACCTCGCACGGGCCGTGCTCTATCGAGAGTACCTGATTTTCGTGCGCTATCCCGCAAACGCCATCGGTGGGATCGTCATCTCGTTGTTCTTCTTTGGCGTGCTCTTCTACGGCGGGCAAATGGTTGCCGGGCAGGCACTCACCGACTCGATCGAGGGAATCATCGTCGGCTACTTCCTGTGGACGCTGTCGGTAGGCGCGTACTCTTCGATCTCGAACGATATCGCGAGCGAGGTACAGTGGGGGACCCTCGAGCGTCACGTTATGACGCCGTTTGGGTTCGCGCCCGTTGCACTGTTCAAAGGTGTGGCAAAGATCGTGCGGACGTTCATCATCTCGACGATAATCCTCGCCGTGATGATCGTCATCACCGGCACGACACTCGAGTTGAACGTCCTGACGATTGTCGTCATCGCGACCCTCAGTATCGTCTCGGTGCTTGGACTCGGGCTCGCCGCCGGTGGAGTTACCGTTCTGTACAAACAGATCGGGAACTGGCTGAATCTCCTCCAGTTCGGGTTCATCGTCCTCATCTCTGCACCTGCGTTCGACCTCGGGTGGATGCGATTTCTCCCCCTGGCTCATGGCAGTGCGCTCCTCCAGCGTGCGATGATCGACGGGATCCGGCTCTGGGAATTCACCACACTCGATGTCGGGCTGCTGGTCGGCGTTGCGGCTGGGTATTTGCTGTTGGGGTATGCCGTCTTTCAGTACGCCACCCGCCGGGCGAGGCGACTTGGCGTTCTCGGTGACTACTAA
- a CDS encoding glutathione S-transferase N-terminal domain-containing protein codes for MTGPDIELYELKGCPYCAKVRWALADLDLDYESHAVPSSRSDRTVVYEVSGQYEVPVLVDRTNGVNGLAESDDIVTYLYEEYGEEGDSPPSGLVGWLRTRFIGR; via the coding sequence ATGACTGGCCCCGATATTGAACTGTACGAACTCAAAGGTTGCCCGTACTGTGCCAAGGTACGCTGGGCGCTTGCCGATCTTGACCTCGACTACGAATCGCACGCTGTTCCGTCGTCACGAAGCGATCGGACGGTCGTGTACGAAGTGAGCGGCCAGTACGAAGTGCCCGTCCTGGTCGATCGAACGAACGGGGTCAATGGTCTTGCCGAGAGTGATGACATCGTTACGTATCTGTACGAGGAATACGGCGAAGAAGGTGACTCACCGCCTTCCGGACTCGTCGGGTGGCTCCGCACCCGGTTCATCGGTCGGTGA
- a CDS encoding universal stress protein, producing the protein MYTVLMAVDSNEDMASRLAEAIASLPCSATDVDVVILNVFKEFEVRDDSIVDSDEHYDPSDYPESVSTAVEILENADVPITTRREHGDPAELITAVAEEINADCIALGGRKRSPTGKVLFGSVTQSVMLSADRPVHVVMS; encoded by the coding sequence ATGTACACCGTTCTAATGGCGGTTGACTCGAATGAGGACATGGCGAGCCGATTAGCCGAGGCCATCGCATCACTTCCCTGTAGCGCGACGGACGTGGACGTCGTGATTTTGAACGTCTTCAAGGAGTTCGAGGTTCGTGATGACAGTATCGTCGACTCAGACGAACATTATGATCCGTCGGACTACCCCGAGAGCGTCTCGACAGCAGTCGAAATCCTCGAGAATGCGGACGTCCCCATAACGACCCGTCGCGAACACGGTGATCCTGCCGAGTTGATCACAGCTGTCGCGGAGGAGATCAACGCTGACTGTATCGCACTCGGGGGACGAAAACGGAGTCCGACGGGAAAAGTGCTCTTCGGGAGTGTCACACAGTCAGTTATGCTTTCAGCCGATCGGCCCGTACATGTAGTCATGAGTTGA
- a CDS encoding DUF2249 domain-containing protein — MTELDVRPIPPVDRRQTVHAAFEELEPGETLTILNDHEPKPLFYEFQAEIDAFDADGYTVEQAEDGTFVATFPKQSD, encoded by the coding sequence ATGACCGAACTCGACGTCCGACCGATCCCGCCGGTCGACCGACGCCAGACAGTCCACGCGGCGTTCGAGGAACTCGAGCCCGGGGAGACGCTCACGATCCTGAACGATCACGAGCCGAAGCCGCTCTTCTACGAGTTCCAGGCCGAAATCGACGCGTTCGACGCCGACGGCTACACCGTCGAGCAGGCTGAGGACGGAACGTTCGTCGCCACGTTTCCGAAACAGAGCGATTGA
- a CDS encoding EthD family reductase, giving the protein MYKLIQLLVRKETLTHEEFLEHWQNACEGITHLKGLKQYRTVLPTTPESAEFDGIAELHFETVESLHDALGTEGTWNFSTHRETVADDRDDSGDFLQAETVQSIVGKEVIEKDEVDGETDGLYKHSAFLDRKEGMSQEAFFEYWADEHAPIAREVPGVVRYVRVIPTSPERAAFDGVAELYFESLDALRAALGHESSRDYAPDNPAAKALREDAENLHSIDGRPRFIGTEFVQIDRI; this is encoded by the coding sequence ATGTACAAACTCATCCAGTTATTGGTGCGGAAGGAGACGTTGACACACGAGGAATTTCTCGAACACTGGCAGAACGCGTGTGAAGGGATTACACACCTAAAGGGGCTGAAGCAGTATCGGACAGTGCTGCCAACTACGCCGGAGAGTGCGGAGTTCGACGGTATCGCGGAGCTACACTTCGAGACGGTCGAATCGTTGCACGATGCGCTCGGTACTGAGGGAACGTGGAATTTTTCCACACACCGCGAGACGGTAGCCGACGATCGGGATGATTCGGGGGATTTCTTGCAGGCCGAAACTGTCCAAAGCATCGTCGGCAAAGAGGTCATCGAGAAAGACGAGGTAGACGGTGAGACGGACGGGCTGTATAAACATTCGGCGTTCCTCGACCGAAAGGAGGGAATGTCTCAGGAGGCGTTCTTCGAGTACTGGGCCGACGAACATGCGCCGATAGCGCGTGAGGTGCCCGGCGTCGTACGCTACGTACGCGTCATACCAACCTCCCCCGAGCGCGCGGCCTTCGACGGGGTTGCCGAGCTATACTTTGAAAGCCTCGATGCACTACGTGCAGCATTAGGCCACGAATCGTCCCGAGACTATGCTCCGGACAATCCCGCGGCGAAGGCGCTGCGGGAAGACGCCGAAAATCTCCACTCTATCGATGGGCGTCCTCGATTTATCGGCACGGAATTCGTTCAGATTGATCGGATCTGA